From one Anopheles cruzii chromosome 3, idAnoCruzAS_RS32_06, whole genome shotgun sequence genomic stretch:
- the LOC128273103 gene encoding uncharacterized protein LOC128273103: MDVATMQRASEGSEAFPHSINNNNGDGGAAAAGYEKVAGGGVVGYEIANEATPREPTSKMSSSVASILDDTTPSDSGVQLLDSESSGLNESMISSAGGFEFDIGATPPPPPTAVPQGAVEEVLNNNNNNNNQHGTRPMEVEGEEDEDETIAGKFTEINLSHPAQHDTAEGGEEKLTTDQEVGEGIEVDPAMAASQLPDELISSTCSTFDTENIVYRRRIKKVPSSKTPKKRVSFHEDILKNTKTDNIHIEHGFITYKTGGGAGAGKKVAKGRYSWCTEDDGDFDYGDEEACEGRQYVYRNACSDVLDYGKTDVFENVEDEQNYVKYDNSGIFEYGPLERSRRTMGGGILYKCSCSDSNSSLDSGEGNERTNYRQAKSNSCECIGGPPGKLHRGSGGGTKHHSNNNNNNVISDNCYYSEPSIEHLDEFNGNVTSTGGDVDRGQQFVKSVWSKEKKPKSSCLKKTKRNSIYTNVVVPEYDLNRKVKKFNVHQRLSVIDNSRMIFGSLKDIFGITLPERGVPEGSEDVSSVRECIPEPHDDPLAVVDGDFTVVPKPKSFLSKSLDGGFNARSGGGRSGGGGGKKYVHNVDEQLRRKNDADLYAPSRKNSVEDQEPEGQEGPKDVAPETLPPAAECEREPAPTPPQPAVGGTTTVTGAAYRNKFIINGESTVFEHTGVSYCFEDEQKKSPLEEDKELPVGETTGGSFIGKTQIKKKLSNIFQKINVISSTASTPTPVPRAGDGEEDGETVDGKAGNRTETDDVQPPVGDIAKQANAGTAMESSNISSCGSEHSEQSTFSGKTSSTGTASREGAMLSSPKGTMAGATSRHLSSPLRKKSLTTTRMEPSRHHRMMPDLFNITPRHLQTLDRQLVEEFDDILTITAVTDEPLNDDKRSGNAEEEIVGLGSKDDLVILDYPPASSASSSVQTPLTPHSEDCSEGMVESLSKPAAAGVPTAGTGSTNPFLQQQQHHHQQRQPFRARHHGHNAMTSSTSSSTSTASKSSLINRFLRNVTQKKILEATIKQNPFFQSKLNGERKLFESLVPRGAPCVNRELIEDLNAEIAMEIELSASGCQLERVELNDTYAQSAATERCPLALGGVKFDGGGIGVGELPVELFSAGGHRLSIYRNDSEVLMKVFKLFNGYSREGYMTPVLVFLTDRTLYVTDQVRNRLCNKFVLPYAELDVILVGPYGNTVLLSNSARDMQQVLLAGGPYPAEGLVSSLELCARRGGSVLPAVGQLTLDHLAPLQAFVRDHSSVSREDSWKYYAVVNVPAGTLGGEDTPLGPHIKGPLMHRRMSHAGFVDNWAAGYFLLKAGVLYLFGDASQKLPTWAVALAECQGARRSVSSGRPYCFELLLRTGALQLAAPDEYVASDWLQALVQAASGLFEVQERRRTLGCTLIMTSNHLLTLREDFSAPLRRSTAIGNGGEISQPSPSSSSQQILLSNSSPSKENISPNIQRKGSNVSSTAGGILQDNNSEISSVRSNCSTPTRSHVPLGGLDRRSNCSSTSTPTRSSLLLQQTNTSPARSLSRQLTSAAQGGSASSTPAAGAAEYGATIVDREEKSYTNMTSFYGKNSGVEVLTCASIDEMSAVKIPAVASNWWCILEFECQEVRENSDDLVVFFSTSAEQERFLSMLAAIWHAKKREPFPAAIISRDDTVYDHCSKLFLEINRSWEPLLSAALGYPQ, from the exons ATGGATGTCGCAACGATGCAGCGAGCCAGTGAGGGTTCCGAAGCGTTTCCGCACAGTATCAACAATAATAATGGcgacggtggtgctgctgcggcgggcTACGAGAAGGTCGCAGGAGGCGGTGTAGTAGGCTACGAAATTGCAAATGAAGCAACTCCTCGCGAGCCGACATCAAAGATGAGCTCGAGTGTGGCCAGCATTCTCGACGACACGACCCCGAGCGATTCGGGTGTGCAGCTGCTGGATTCCGAGTCCAGTGGGTTGAATGAATCGATGATTTCCAGCGCAGGTGGGTTCGAGTTTGATATCGGTGctacaccgccaccgccaccgacagcgGTGCCCCAAGGCGCCGTTGAAGAGGTccttaacaacaacaacaacaacaacaaccaacatgGCACAAGGCCCATGGAGGTGGAAGGCgaggaggacgaagacgaAACGATTGCTGGAAAGTTTACCGAAATCAACCTAAGTCACCCGGCACAGCATGACACGGCCGAgggcggagaagaaaaactgACCACCGACCAGGAGGTGGGAGAAGGGATCGAAGTCGATCCTGCGATGGCGGCGAGCCAGCTTCCGGATGAGCTCATATCGAGCACCTGCTCCACGTTCGACACGGAAAACATTGTCTATCGGCGGCGCATTAAAAAGGTGCCGAGCAGCAAAACGCCCAAGAAGCGCGTGTCGTTCCACGAGGACATCCTGAAGAACACGAAAACGGACAACATCCACATCGAGCACGGATTCATCACGTACAAGAcgggcggtggcgctggcgccGGCAAGAAGGTGGCCAAGGGCCGCTACTCGTGGTGTACGGAGGACGACGGGGACTTTGATTATGGGGACGAGGAGGCGTGCGAAGGGCGACAGTACGTGTACCGCAACGCCTGCTCGGATGTGCTGGACTACGGGAAGACGGATGTGTTCGAGAATGTGGAGGACGAGCAGAACTACGTAAAGTACGACAATTCGGGTATCTTCGAGTACGGGCCGCTGGAGCGCAGCCGGCGGACGATGGGTGGCGGCATACTGTACAAGTGCAGCTGTTCCGACTCCAACTCGAGCCTCGATTCCGGCGAAGGTAACGAGCGGACCAACTACCGGCAGGCAAAGTCCAACAGCTGCGAGTGTATCGGTGGCCCACCCGGAAAGCTGCACCGGGgaagtggcggcggcaccaagCACCatagtaacaacaacaataacaacgtGATATCGGACAACTGTTACTACAGCGAGCCGAGCATCGAGCATCTGGATGAGTTCAATGGAAAcgtcaccagcaccggcggcgatgTTGACCGCGGCCAGCAATTTGTAAAGTCGGTCTGGAGCAAGGAGAAGAAACCAAAGAGTAGCTGTCTGAAAAAGACGAAGCGCAACAGCATCTACACGAACGTAGTGGTCCCGGAATACGATCTGAACCGGAAGGTGAAAAAGTTCAACGTGCACCAGCGACTGTCGGTGATCGACAATAGCAGGATGATCTTTGGCTCGTTGAAGGACATATTCGGGATCACGCTCCCGGAACGCGGTGTTCCGGAGGGCTCGGAGGATGTGTCGTCGGTACGCGAGTGTATACCGGAACCGCACGACGATCCGCTGGCGGTAGTGGACGGGGATTTCACCGTCGTTCCGAAACCGAAGTCGTTTTTGTCGAAAAGTCTTGACGGAGGCTTTAACGCACGCAGCGGAGGAGGTCGTTCGGGAGGTGGAGGTGGTAAGAAGTACGTTCACAACGTGGACGAACAGCTGCGCCGCAAGAACGATGCGGATCTGTATGCTCCGAGTCGGAAGAATAGTGTCGAAGATCAGGAGCCGGAAGGACAGGAAGGACCGAAGGATGTGGCACCGGAGACACTACCGCCGGCTGCGGAGTGCGAACGGGAACCGGCTCCGACGCCACCTCAACCGGCGGTCGGCGGAACTACCACGGTCACCGGTGCCGCCTATCGGAATAAATTTATCATCAACGGTGAGAGCACGGTCTTTGAGCATACCGGCGTATCGTACTGTTTCGAGGACGAGCAAAAGAAATCGCCGCTCGAAGAGGACAAAGAGCTGCCGGTCGGAGAAACGACCGGAGGATCGTTCATTGGCAAGACGCAGATCAAGAAGAAGCTATCgaacattttccaaaaaatTAACGTCATCAGCTCGACCGCTTCCACTCCGACACCGGTTCCTcgcgccggcgatggcgaagagGATGGCGAAACGGTTGATGGGAAAGCCGGAAACCGGACGGAAACGGACGATGTACAACCACCGGTGGGGGACATCGCGAAGCAAGCCAATGCCGGTACTGCAATGGAAAGCAGCAATATTTCGTCGTGTGGCAGTGAGCATTCCGAGCAGTCTACTTTTTCCGGTAAAACGTCCAGCACCGGAACCGCCAGCAGGGAAGGGGCCATGTTGAGCTCACCGAAAGGAACGATGGCTGGCGCTACCAGTCGTCATTTGTCGTCACCTTTGCGTAAAAAATCGCTAACGACGACGCGCATGGAACCGTCCCGGCACCACCGGATGATGCCTGATCTGTTCAATATCACGCCTCGGCACCTGCAAACTCTCGATCGCCAGTTGGTGGAAGAGTTCGACGACATCCTGACCATAACGGCGGTGACGGATGAGCCGCTGAACGATGACAAACGGAGCGGCAATGCGGAAGAGGAAATAGTTGGCCTCGGCTCGAAGGATGATCTCGTGATTCTGGACTATCCACCAGCGTCCAGTGCGTCGAGTTCTGTGCAAACCCCGCTGACACCCCATTCGGAGGACTGTTCCGAGGGAATGGTTGAATCACTGTcgaagccggcggcggccggcgtgccAACGGCTGGTACGGGTTCCACAAATCCtttcctccagcagcagcagcaccaccaccaacagcggCAACCATTCCGAGCACGCCATCACGGTCACAACGCGATGACCTCATCGACGAGCAGCTCCACGTCGACGGCCTCGAAAAGTTCACTCATCAATCGCTTTCTGCGGAACGTGACGCAGAAGAAGATCCTGGAGGCGACGATCAAGCAGAATCCCTTTTTCCAGTCCAAACTGAACGGAGAGCGCAAGCTGTTCGAAAGCCTCGTCCCACGCGGTGCACCGTGCGTAAACCGGGAGCTGATTGAAGATCTGAATGCCGAAATCGCGATGGAGATCGAGTTGTCCGCTTCCGGGTGCCAGCTGGAGCGGGTTGAGCTGAACGATACGTACGCGCAGTCGGCGGCAACGGAACGCTGTCCACTGGCGCTCGGCGGTGTAAAGTTTGACGGTGGTGGCATCGGGGTCGGTGAGCTGCCGGTCGAGCTGTTCTCGGCCGGCGGACACCGGTTGTCGATCTATCGGAACGATAGCGAAGTGCTGATGAAGGTTTTCAAGTTGTTCAACGGATACAGTCGCGAGGGTTACATGAccccggtgctggtgtttCTGACCGATCGCACCCTCTACGTCACGGATCAGGTGCGGAATCGGCTGTGCAATAAGTTCGTGCTGCCGTACGCCGAGCTGGACGTGATTTTGGTCGGCCCGTACGGCAACACGGTGCTGCTGAGCAATTCGGCGCGCGATATGCAGcaggtgctgctggccggagGACCTTACCCGGCCGAAGGGTTGGTATCGAGCCTGGAACTGTGCGCCCGGCGGGGAGGCTCGGTGCTACCGGCCGTAGGGCAACTGACGCTGGACCATCTGGCACCACTGCAGGCGTTCGTGCGCGACCACTCGAGCGTTAGCCGGGAAGACTCGTGGAAGTACTACGCGGTGGTAAATGTCCCGGCCGGAACGCTCGGTGGTGAGGACACTCCACTTGGACCGCACATTAAGGGTCCGCTGATGCATCGCCGAATGTCACACGCCGGGTTCGTGGATAACTGGGCGGCGGGATACTTTTTGCTCAA AGCCGGAGTGTTGTATCTGTTTGGTGATGCATCGCAGAAACTACCCACGTGGGCCGTGGCGTTGGCCGAATGCCAAGGAGCACGGCGTTCGGTAAGCTCCGGGCGGCCCTACTGTTTCGAGTTGCTGCTCCGCACCGGAGCCCTTCAGCTGGCCGCTCCCGACGAGTACGTGGCCTCGGATTGGCTGCAAGCTCTCGTACAGGCAGCTAGTGGG CTTTTCGAAGTCCAAGAACGTCGCCGTACTCTTGGCTGCACACTGATCATGACCTCGAACCATCTGCTTACCTTGCGAGAAGACTTTAGCGCACCGCTGCGGCGCAGTACGGCCATCGGCAACGGTGGCGAAATCAGCCAACCGTCACCATCCTCCTCGTCGCAACAAATTCTGCTCAGCAATTCGTCACCCTCGAAGGAGAACATTAGTCCCAACATTCAGCGGAAGGGTAGCAATGTTTCGAGCACCGCGGGAGGCATCTTACAGGATAATAATAGCGAG ATAAGCTCCGTGCGTTCCAACTGCAGCACCCCAACCCGATCGCACGTTCCGCTGGGCGGCCTTGATCGGCGCTCCAACTGCTCTTCTACAAGTACCCCGACCCGAAGCAGCCTTCTCCTGCAGCAAACAAATACTTCCCCCGCCCGAAGCCTTTCCCGGCAGCTAACGTCGGCAGCTCAGGGTGgttcagcatcatcaacaccagcagcaggagcagcggaGTACGGCGCCACCATCGTGGACCGGGAAGAGAAGAGCTACACAAACATGACCAGCTTCTATGGCAAAAACTCGGGCGTCGAAGTGCTCACCTGTGCCAGCATCGACGAAATGTCGGCCGTCAAAATACCGGCCGTTGCCTCCAACTGGTGGTGCATTCTG GAATTCGAGTGTCAAGAGGTGCGAGAAAACTCCGACGATTTGGTTGTATTCTTTTCCACCAGCGCCGAACAGGAACGCTTTCTGTCGATGCTGGCCGCGATCTGGCACGCAAAGAAG CGTGAACCTTTCCCTGCTGCTATCATCAGCAGAGACGATACGGTTTACGATCACTGTTCGAAACTGTTTCTGGAGATCAACCGTTCCTGGGAACCACTGCTGTCGGCTGCCTTGGGATACCCACAGTAA
- the LOC128269893 gene encoding dihydroxyacetone phosphate acyltransferase, which yields MATDGTPHGRGEAIGTSTPVETVPPTAGGLVEYRNLLDAKYRDFRDMTKRYAATLANAKDKSVTPQMLKKLVLSSDRIQALIEEQSANDPVKRDALVRRIRELLEEIALDQSLPVIRTLGTILNAIFARIYTGLHVNEVKLEQLRARFGRQTVLYLPSHRSYGDFILMSYVLFCYNIAIPGIAAGMDFHSMAGMGSALRKTGAFYMRRSYGNDRQYWYIFREYMRQLIVAYERGIEFFLEGTRSRSNKALTPKIGLLSMALEPLFMGEVEDLWIVPVSVSYDRPVEEQLFVYELLGVPKPKETTLGMLKALSIVKENFGTIYLEFGDAFSAKEYFGGKLNRVQHTVAPSYAQLLAQPERDAIQHLANDVVHLQQRRMVLTTFHLIALYYNLRKYHGQTVALTELESGVRQLGVIFGDLGAITEVEDEREVNSRIAQSLAVHRNILQLTSERILVIAKTRHDFSQVDKRKLKGHNLSDAVLKLSVPIFSLQLYCNPCLHWLAVPAMVLLTARHFHATTGQATMQRNGLLNAVRELRQLFSLEFVLHQTREAEDFDSAVSHLNRQGLMLTVDSATQGLGIASGKDQLANVYLSALGPFLCTYLQVTNVLLQQFRTSGEQFTEKDYMARVQQYVEQLLLRQERNVHPYCLSLDSISLALHSLVILGAIRKGKRESVYVYDLTPTDVIESINRQLSAYCTLLPFKYLTFQDAVTRSKL from the exons ATGGCCACTGATGGAACCCCGCACGGTCGTGGTGAGGCAATAGGTACCAGCACACCAGTCGAAACAGTACCGCCGACGGCGGGAGGGCTGGTCGAGTACCGGAACCTACTCGACGcaaagtatcgcgactttcGAGACATGACCAAGCGCTACGCAGCGACACTGGCCAACGCAAAGGACAAGTCCGTCACGCCTCAGATGCTGAAGAAGCTCGTGCTCTCAAGCGATCGTATTCAAGCACTAATCGAAGAG CAATCGGCTAATGATCCAGTGAAGCGTGACGCATTGGTGAGAAGGATTCGCGAGCTGCTGGAAGAGATTGCGCTCGACCAGAGTCTACCGGTCATTCGGACGCTCGGTACGATTCTGAATGCCATCTTTGCGCGAATCTACACCGGACTGCACGTAAACGAGGTGAAGCTGGAGCAACTGCGGGCTCGCTTTGGCCGCCAGACGGTCCTCTACCTGCCGAGCCACCGTAGCTACGGTGATTTCATCCTGATGTCGTACGTCCTGTTCTGCTACAACATTGCCATTCCGGGCATTGCGGCGGGAATGGACTTCCACTCGATGGCCGGCATGGGCAGTGCACTGCGCAAGACGGGCGCGTTCTATATGCGGCGCAGCTACGGCAACGATCGACAGTATTGGTACATCTTTCGGGAGTACATGCGGCAGCTGATCGTCGCGTACGAGCGGGGCATCGAGTTCTTTCTCGAGGGCACgcgcagcagaagcaacaaaGCGCTGACACCGAAGATTGGCCTGCTATCGATGGCGCTTGAGCCCCTGTTTATGGGTGAAGTCGAGGATCTGTGGATCGTGCCGGTGAGCGTTTCGTACGATCGACCCGTGGAGGAGCAGCTGTTCGTGTACGAACTGCTCGGGGTCCCGAAACCGAAGGAAACCACCCTCGGGATGCTGAAGGCGCTCAGCATTGTGAAGGAAAATTTCGGCACCATCTATCTCGAGTTTGGAGACGCATTCTCGGCTAAGGAGTACTTTGGTGGGAAGCTAAACCGAGTGCAGCACACGGTGGCCCCTTCGTATGCGCAGCTACTGGCGCAGCCGGAACGCGATGCGATTCAGCATCTTGCCAACGATGTGGTGCACCTACAGCAGCGACGCATGGTACTGACCACGTTTCATCTGATTGCACTGTACTACAACCTGCGCAAGTACCACGGCCAGACGGTCGCGCTTACGGAGCTGGAGAGCGGTGTCCGACAGCTGGGTGTCATCTTTGGTGACCTCGGTGCCATCACCGAGGTGGAAGATGAGCGTGAGGTGAACAGCCGGATCGCCCAGTCATTAGCCGTGCACCGAAACATCCTGCAGCTGACGTCCGAACGGATTCTGGTCATTGCCAAAACGCGGCACGATTTCAGCCAGGTCGACAAACGCAAGCTGAAGGGACACAATCTTTCCGACGCGGTGCTGAAGCTTTCGGTTCCAATTTTCTCCCTTCAGCTCTACTGCAACCCCTGCCTGCACTGGTTAGCCGTACCGGCGATGGTTTTGCTGACAGCACGGCATTTCCATGCCACCACAGGCCAGGCCACGATGCAACGCAATGGGCTGCTAAATGCGGTCCGTGAGCTAAGACAACTATTCAGTCTCGAGTTTGTCCTGCACCAAACTCGGGAGGCGGAAGATTTCGATTCAGCCGTGAGCCATCTGAACCGACAAGGACTGATGCTCACAGTTGATAGCGCTACCCAGGGGCTGGGTATCGCGTCCGGCAAGGATCAGTTGGCGAACGTTTATCTCAGTGCACTCGGGCCATTCCTGTGCACATATCTGCAGGTGACGAACGTGCTGTTGCAACAGTTTCGGACCAGCGGGGAGCAGTTTACTGAGAAAGACTACATGGCACGCGTGCAGCAGTACGTAGAGCAGTTACTGTTGCGCCAGGAGCGTAACGTGCACCCGTATTGCCTGTCGTTGGACAGCATAAGCCTCGCCCTGCATTCTCTAGTCATACTCGGTGCGATCCGGAAAGGTAAACG AGAGAGCGTCTATGTGTACGATCTGACGCCGACCGACGTGATTGAATCGATCAACCGCCAGCTGTCTGCGTACTGCACGCTGTTACCGTTCAAGTACCTTACATTCCAGGATGCAGTTACTCGAAGCAAGCTGTAA
- the LOC128273707 gene encoding ribosomal protein S6 kinase delta-1: MLVGRRKPETWVHSFSVDSETRRHKGFTIYRITSIVFPRSVPQALTRVILWKRFSEVKKLYKELVRRHRERHLSGVVPALAEQSYFKRFDPAVIEERRRYILRLLDYAGQEPVLYRSYAFVSFFAHGISPDDDDDDEDGDDGEESSSGKEIDGSPLTVVPGPRNGRSNIATIRQSLGIRRQDELSLIDPRLDNDAGEGTRCSSTSAGEVDDGDEVDSYHHVPVVAPMDGSRSGSLMDSMVSESGSISEESISLRPATSEKASEEAMDYLVDAAMVFSKAVEAEANGDYKQALDRYRLGIDRLLSGAKDDTNATRKKIAKEKSCKYVAKAEEIYERYLQDATDGDADGGPTVRQQQHQPMSPISLDDPSSPIQLLERPLNYLSRYKVVKVIGTVMQVQDVTDKKFYIMKSIRRPLAGISFPGAAVFPQDVPYMVPLVAFFQSTDGSIFLLLRLICAGKLWDFIHSYRKPDSYCPSPEQPEEGLSCASEHEMEAKVASSHQLQRIGGSPAATEGCGSGYLELINQYNRNGAENSADRRGLHSTVDKTEQSRNEEATNDDTAFASDNELGPESVQPDVELAEAVEEEQQVIPSFDTLSKDMDVRELLSCSQQLLKAVTQTLEESTEQPTEPPPETEDSSDDGPPNSIEERNANANSKSHSSQLVLAKRAGTSINDDAGDPADPTSQCTTSDLLPEGVIRRWISELVVAVDSLHFNGIVCGDLTMDNLLLGPEGQLMLTYFHRRVESYFTQTGAAVPVAPKQAAVRELYVAPERPLEPKSDYWSVGVIMFEMLTKRPFVACHPSGVFCYHEVQYPEGVELSAEARDLLEGLLQPDVERRFDFKQIIANPFFDSVDWGDVKRRGHGNS; this comes from the exons aTGTTAGTTGGACgcagaaaaccggaaacatgGGTGCACAGCTTTTCGGTGGACAGTGAAACGCGCAGGCACAAGGGCTTCACAATCTATCGCATCACTTCCATT GTGTTTCCCCGTTCCGTGCCGCAGGCCCTCACGCGCGTCATCCTCTGGAAGCGCTTCAGTGAGGTGAAGAAGCTGTACAAAGAACTGGTCCGGCGTCACCGGGAACGACACTTGTCGGGTGTGGTACCGGCGCTGGCCGAACAGTCGTACTTCAAGCGCTTCGATCCGGCCGTCATCGAAGAAAGGAGAAGGTACATTCTACGCCTGCTGGACTATGCCGGCCAGGAACCGGTCCTTTACCGTTCGTATGCCTTTGTGAGCTTTTTCGCTCACGGAATATcgcccgatgacgacgacgacgacgaggatggcGATGACGGGGAGGAGAGTAGTAGCGGGAAGGAGATAGACGGATCGCCACTGACGGTGGTGCCGGGGCCACGAAACGGGCGTAGCAATATCGCGACAATAAGGCAATCGCTCGGAATCCGTCGGCAGGACGAGCTGAGTCTGATCGATCCGAGGCTCGATAATGATGCTGGCGAAGGGACCCGCTGTTCCAGTACGAGTGCCGGTGAAGTGGATGATGGTGACGAAGTGGATAGCTACCACCACGTTCCGGTTGTCGCCCCAATGGACGGCAGCAGGAGTGGATCACTGATGGATTCGATGGTTTCGGAATCGGGCTCGATCTCGGAGGAGTCCATATCACTGCGCCCGGCCACGAGCGAGAAAGCATCCGAGGAGGCGATGGACTACCTAGTGGATGCGGCGATGGTGTTCAGCAAAGCGGTGGAGGCCGAAGCCAACGGTGACTACAAGCAGGCCCTCGATCGGTACCGGCTGGGTATCGATCGGTTGCTGAGCGGTGCCAAGGACGACACGAACGCGACGCGCAAGAAAATTGCAAAGGAGAAAAGCTGCAAATATGTGGCGAAAGCGGAAGAAATCTACGAACGGTATTTACAGGATGCTACCGACGGCGATGCTGACGGTGGGCCAACggttcggcagcagcaacaccaaccgATGAGTCCGATTTCTCTCGACGATCCTAGCTCGCCGATACAGCTGCTCGAGCGGCCGCTAAACTATCTGTCGCGCTACAAGGTGGTCAAGGTGATAGGCACCGTCATGCAGGTGCAGGATGTGACGGACAAAAAGTTTTACATCATGAAAAGCATTCGGCGGCCACTGGCGGGAATCTCATTTCCCGGCGCCGCCGTCTTCCCCCAGGATGTACCGTACATGGTGCCACTGGTAGCGTTCTTTCAGTCGACGGATGGAAGCATTTtcctgctgctccggctgATCTGTGCCGGCAAGCTGTGGGATTTCATCCATTCGTACCGCAAACCGGACAGCTACTGTCCATCGCCTGAGCAGCCGGAAGAAGGGCTTTCGTGCGCATCGGAGCACGAGATGGAAGCGAAGGTGGCCAGCTCTCACCAGCTCCAGCGTATTGGGGGATCAccagccgccaccgaaggaTGTGGTTCCGGCTATTTGGAGCTCATTAACCAGTACAACAGAAACGGTGCAGAAAATAGCGCGGATAGAAGGGGCTTACATTCCACTGTTGACAAGACTGAGCAATCGCGAAACGAAGAAGCTACGAACGATGATACGGCGTTCGCCTCCGACAACGAGTTGGGCCCGGAGTCCGTCCAACCGGACGTCGAGCTGGCAGAAGCAGTTGAAGAAGAACAACAGGTCATTCCCTCGTTCGATACGCTGTCGAAGGATATGGACGTGCGGGAGCTGCTGTCCTgcagccagcagctgctgaaaGCTGTAACGCAAACACTGGAAGAATCTACGGAACAACCGACGGAACCGCCGCCCGAAACGGAGGACAGTTCCGACGATGGACCTCCAAACAGTATCGAAGAgcgcaacgcaaacgcaaacagtAAATCTCATTCTAGTCAATTAGTTTTAGCGAAAAGAGCGGGCACGAGTAttaatgatgatgctggcgATCCGGCCGACCCGACATCACAGTGCACCACCAGTGATCTCCTGCCGGAAGGAGTCATTCGCCGTTGGATTAGCGAACTAGTGGTGGCGGTCGATAGTTTGCATTTCAATGGAATTGTCTGCGG TGACCTTACGATGGACAATCTGTTGCTCGGCCCGGAAGGGCAGCTGATGCTGACGTACTTTCACCGTCGGGTGGAATCGTACTTTACGCAAACGGGGGCCGccgttccggtggctccgAAACAAGCCGCCGTCCGGGAACTGTACGTGGCTCCGGAGCGCCCGCTCGAACCGAAATCGGACTACTGGTCGGTGGGGGTGATTATGTTTGAGATGCTGACAAAGCGTCCGTTCGTAGCCTGCCACCCGTCCGGAGTGTTTTGCTACCACGAGGTCCAGTATCCGGAAGGCGTTGAATTGTCGGCCGAGGCGCGCGACCTGCTCGAAGGCTTGTTACAGCCGGACGTGGAACGGCGTTTCGATTTCAAGCAGATCATCGCCAACCCGTTTTTCGATAGTGTCGATTGGGGCGACGTTAAACGTAGGGGCCACGGGAACTCATAG
- the LOC128273708 gene encoding 40S ribosomal protein S3, which translates to MNTTVSKKRRFVANGMFRAELNEFLTRELAEDGYSGVEVRVTPTRTEIIIMATRTQNVLGEKGRRIRELTAVVQKRFGFGAGSVELYAEKVATRGLCAIAQAESLRYKLIGGLAVRRACYGVLRFIMESGAKGCEVVVSGKLRGQRAKSMKFVDGLMIHSGDPCNEYVDTATRHVLLRQGVLGIKVKIMLPWDPNGKIGPKKPLPDNVSVVEPKDEIMYSTPRSEPKNKPVETVDHVGGEVPA; encoded by the exons ATGAATACCACCGTGTCGAAGAAACGCCGG TTCGTTGCCAATGGCATGTTCCGGGCGGAGTTGAACGAGTTCCTGACTCGCGAACTGGCCGAAGATGGATACTCCGGTGTTGAGGTTCGTGTTACTCCGACGCGCACggaaatcatcatcatggccACCCGCACCCAGAACGTGCTCGGTGAGAAGGGGCGTCGCATCCGCGAGCTGACGGCCGTCGTACAGAAGCG TTTCGGGTTCGGTGCCGGATCCGTGGAACTGTACGCCGAAAAGGTGGCCACACGCGGTCTGTGTGCGATCGCGCAGGCAGAATCACTCCGCTACAAGCTGATCGGTGGTCTGGCCGTCCGCCGCGCGTGCTATGGTGTGCTGCGGTTCATCATGGAATCCGGCGCCAAGGGTTGCGAGGTGGTCGTGTCAGGCAAGCTGCGTGGACAGCGTGCCAAATCGATGAAGTTCGTCGATGGACTGATGATCCATTCCGGTGATCCGTGCAACGAGTACGTCGATACCGCGACCCGCCACGTGCTGCTGCGCCAGGGTGTGCTCGGCATCAAGGTCAAGATCATGCTGCCGTGGGATCCGAACGGCAAGATCGGCCCGAAGAAGCCCCTGCCCGACAACGTGTCCGTGGTGGAGCCGAAGGACGAGATCATGTATTCCACGCcgcgaagcgaaccgaagaACAAGCCGGTCGAGACGGTTGACCACGTTGGTGGCGAGGTGCCCGCCTAA